Proteins from one Oryza sativa Japonica Group chromosome 12, ASM3414082v1 genomic window:
- the LOC4352494 gene encoding protein DEHYDRATION-INDUCED 19 homolog 4 isoform X1, protein MDMDSWERLAADARLQGSCFDALIGMEEAEGSEGEEEAAEVACPFCDEEFDGFGLCCHIEDEHQAENRAGVCPICYDAVGMDLVSHITSEHPSFFKGKWRNRRVSHGSHSSTRATLKKDAAYLQYRYGGSTRAASHNTDPDPLLSSFVGNFTDTDLPKDVQQEFRDETDEKSDSLVQKEQKPVESADEPLLPEVKEERTRRSQFVQGLVLSLMFDDIL, encoded by the exons atggaCATGGACTCGTGGGAGCGCCTCGCCGCGGACGCCAGGCTGCAGGGTTCGTGCTTCG ATGCGTTGATTGggatggaggaggcggaggggagcgaaggcgaggaggaggcggcggaggtggcgtgCCCGTTCTGCGACGAGGAGTTCGACGGATTCGGGCTTTGCTGCCACATCGAGGACGAACACCAGGCGGAGAACAGGGCCGGG GTGTGTCCAATTTGCTACGATGCGGTTGGGATGGACTTGGTTAGTCACATCACTTCGGAACATCCCAGTTTCTTCAAG GGCAAATGGAGAAATCGGCGAGTTTCACATGGATCACATTCTTCAACGCGTGCCACATTAAAAAAGGACGCGGCATATCTGCAGTACCGTTATGGAGGATCCACACGTGCTGCTTCACACAACACAGATCCTGATCCTCTACTATCCTCTTTTGTTGGTAACTTCACCGACACAGATTTACCAAAAGATGTACAACAAGAGTTCCGAGATGAAACGGATGAGAAAAGTGATTCCTTAGTACAGAAGGAACAGAAACCGGTGGAAAG tGCTGATGAGCCTCTGCTCCCTGAGGTCAAGGAAGAGAGAACTCGGAGGAGCCAATTCGTGCAGGGGCTGGTATTGTCCCTGATGTTTGATGACATCTTGTGA
- the LOC4352494 gene encoding protein DEHYDRATION-INDUCED 19 homolog 4 isoform X2, with protein MDMDSWERLAADARLQDALIGMEEAEGSEGEEEAAEVACPFCDEEFDGFGLCCHIEDEHQAENRAGVCPICYDAVGMDLVSHITSEHPSFFKGKWRNRRVSHGSHSSTRATLKKDAAYLQYRYGGSTRAASHNTDPDPLLSSFVGNFTDTDLPKDVQQEFRDETDEKSDSLVQKEQKPVESADEPLLPEVKEERTRRSQFVQGLVLSLMFDDIL; from the exons atggaCATGGACTCGTGGGAGCGCCTCGCCGCGGACGCCAGGCTGCAGG ATGCGTTGATTGggatggaggaggcggaggggagcgaaggcgaggaggaggcggcggaggtggcgtgCCCGTTCTGCGACGAGGAGTTCGACGGATTCGGGCTTTGCTGCCACATCGAGGACGAACACCAGGCGGAGAACAGGGCCGGG GTGTGTCCAATTTGCTACGATGCGGTTGGGATGGACTTGGTTAGTCACATCACTTCGGAACATCCCAGTTTCTTCAAG GGCAAATGGAGAAATCGGCGAGTTTCACATGGATCACATTCTTCAACGCGTGCCACATTAAAAAAGGACGCGGCATATCTGCAGTACCGTTATGGAGGATCCACACGTGCTGCTTCACACAACACAGATCCTGATCCTCTACTATCCTCTTTTGTTGGTAACTTCACCGACACAGATTTACCAAAAGATGTACAACAAGAGTTCCGAGATGAAACGGATGAGAAAAGTGATTCCTTAGTACAGAAGGAACAGAAACCGGTGGAAAG tGCTGATGAGCCTCTGCTCCCTGAGGTCAAGGAAGAGAGAACTCGGAGGAGCCAATTCGTGCAGGGGCTGGTATTGTCCCTGATGTTTGATGACATCTTGTGA
- the LOC4352495 gene encoding protein SAR DEFICIENT 1 isoform X2, with translation MPPKRRPEEESPQAAALKKRCRSFDLEIRGCRHLQELAAGCVRTLEAALESAISRIPEEVTKALTSFLIRAPRTLSDQNQPPRYKLRFSNGLSNEVFTKKGICDVNGESLKISVHVNNPQEACSHRLLSAKIRVVVLDGDFNKNDQGCWTSEEFRNHIVRPRDKVGTVLTGELELSLKNGEAYIHDATFVDNSKFMRSGKFRLGVMVIDDLGERIQEGITEPFVVKDRRGEGSKKHEIPSLDDDVWRLKKISKDGVFHDALKQSGISNVKEFLRLYYTDEPALRKILIKATDKVWTTIIEHAKKCDPGRELYSFLPENRNVVLFFNSIHQIVGVITGDHYTPFSDLDKSMQDDVGQLSKLAYADLNHFLPDFEMKNGKPRQINQCAFQESRMVEPKFTDQIQGHMDPNFAGLIQGNMDQKKRNVHESDDQQGTSGSHPRQCKLSRFGSVRVTHVASLNKNDEDSLDFSFLLNSLSDQHDASMNTNEIAASVTFHCPTASTNEITGSVVMRQASFRIDHPACENDASVAEFHQEQQVVTAQFDPSFLAVLADAPMYSTHNSFKESECHEALQKLSED, from the exons ATGCCGCcgaagcggcggccggaggaggagtcgccgcaggcggcggcgctgaaGAAGCGGTGCCGGTCGTTCGACCT AGAGATCAGGGGTTGCAGGCACCTgcaggagctcgccgccggctgcgtCCGCACGCTCGAGGCCGCGCTCGAGTCCGCCATTAGCCGG ATTCCAGAGGAGGTGACAAAAGCACTTACAAGCTTCCTAATCCGTGCTCCTAG AACACTGTCTGATCAGAACCAGCCTCCAAGGTACAAGCTTAGGTTCTCAAATGGCTTGAGCAATGAAGTTTTCACAAAGAAAGGAATCTGTGATGTTAATGGAGAGTCTCTCAAGATATCTGTGCATGTAAACAACCCACAAGAGGCCTGCTCGCATCGCCTTCTTTCTGCTAAGATCAGAGTtgttgttcttgatggtgacttcaACAAGAATGATCAGGGGTGCTGGACATCAGAGGAGTTCAGAAACCACATAGTGCGCCCACGTGATAAAGTTGGGACTGTGCTGACTGGAGAGCTTGAGCTTAGCCTGAAAAATGGAGAGGCTTACATCCATGATGCCACTTTTGTTGATAACTCCAAGTTCATGAGGAGTGGTAAGTTCAGACTTGGGGTAATGGTTATTGATGATCTCGGTGAACGTATTCAGGAAGGCATAACTGAACCTTTCGTTGTGAAGGATCGTCGCGGAGAAG GTTCCAAAAAGCATGAAATTCCATCATTGGATGATGATGTCTGGCGCCTGAAGAAGATATCAAAAGATGGTGTCTTCCATGATGCATTGAAACAGAGTGGCATTTCAAACGTGAAGGAATTCCTTAGGCTGTACTATACTGATGAGCCAGCTCTGCGCAAA ATTCTTATTAAGGCCACTGATAAAGTTTGGACGACTATCATTGAGCATGCTAAGAAGTGTGATCCTGGAAGAGAGCTGTACTCTTTCTTGCCGGAAAACCGCAATGTTGTGCTGTTCTTCAACTCTATCCATCAGATTGTTGGGGTGATAACTGGTGACCATTACACTCCCTTCAGTGATCTTGACAAGTCTATGCAG GATGATGTAGGACAACTGAGCAAATTAGCATATGCAGATTTGAACCACTTCCTACCTGATTTTGAAATGAAAAATGGCAAACCAAGACAAATCAACCAATGCGCTTTCCAAGAATCGAGAATGGTGGAGCCTAAATTTACTGACCAAATCCAAGGACATATGGATCCTAATTTTGCTGGCCTTATACAAGGAAATATGGATCAAAAGA AGAGAAATGTCCATGAATCTGATGATCAGCAAGGAACTTCTGGCAGTCATCCCAGGCAGTGCAAATTATCAAGGTTTGGATCTGTGCGAGTGACACACGTGGCATCCTTGAACAAAAACGATGAA GATTCTTTGGACTTCAGTTTCCTCCTGAATTCTCTATCTGACCAACATGATGCAAGCATGAACACAAATGAGATAGCAGCCTCGGTGACATTCCATTGTCCAACCGCTTCTACAAATGAAATTACTGGATCAGTGGTGATGAGGCAAGCATCTTTCAGAATAGATCATCCAGCTTGTGAAAATG ATGCTTCAGTTGCTGAATTCCACCAAGAGCAACAGGTGGTTACCGCACAATTTGATCCATCTTTTTTAGCTGTACTCGCTGATGCCCCCATGTACTCAACGCACAACAGCTTCAAAGAGAGTGAATGCCACGAGGcgctacaaaagctgtctgaAGACTGA
- the LOC4352495 gene encoding protein SAR DEFICIENT 1 isoform X1 — MPPKRRPEEESPQAAALKKRCRSFDLEIRGCRHLQELAAGCVRTLEAALESAISRIPEEVTKALTSFLIRAPRTLSDQNQPPRYKLRFSNGLSNEVFTKKGICDVNGESLKISVHVNNPQEACSHRLLSAKIRVVVLDGDFNKNDQGCWTSEEFRNHIVRPRDKVGTVLTGELELSLKNGEAYIHDATFVDNSKFMRSGKFRLGVMVIDDLGERIQEGITEPFVVKDRRGEGSKKHEIPSLDDDVWRLKKISKDGVFHDALKQSGISNVKEFLRLYYTDEPALRKILIKATDKVWTTIIEHAKKCDPGRELYSFLPENRNVVLFFNSIHQIVGVITGDHYTPFSDLDKSMQDDVGQLSKLAYADLNHFLPDFEMKNGKPRQINQCAFQESRMVEPKFTDQIQGHMDPNFAGLIQGNMDQKTVTERNVHESDDQQGTSGSHPRQCKLSRFGSVRVTHVASLNKNDEDSLDFSFLLNSLSDQHDASMNTNEIAASVTFHCPTASTNEITGSVVMRQASFRIDHPACENDASVAEFHQEQQVVTAQFDPSFLAVLADAPMYSTHNSFKESECHEALQKLSED; from the exons ATGCCGCcgaagcggcggccggaggaggagtcgccgcaggcggcggcgctgaaGAAGCGGTGCCGGTCGTTCGACCT AGAGATCAGGGGTTGCAGGCACCTgcaggagctcgccgccggctgcgtCCGCACGCTCGAGGCCGCGCTCGAGTCCGCCATTAGCCGG ATTCCAGAGGAGGTGACAAAAGCACTTACAAGCTTCCTAATCCGTGCTCCTAG AACACTGTCTGATCAGAACCAGCCTCCAAGGTACAAGCTTAGGTTCTCAAATGGCTTGAGCAATGAAGTTTTCACAAAGAAAGGAATCTGTGATGTTAATGGAGAGTCTCTCAAGATATCTGTGCATGTAAACAACCCACAAGAGGCCTGCTCGCATCGCCTTCTTTCTGCTAAGATCAGAGTtgttgttcttgatggtgacttcaACAAGAATGATCAGGGGTGCTGGACATCAGAGGAGTTCAGAAACCACATAGTGCGCCCACGTGATAAAGTTGGGACTGTGCTGACTGGAGAGCTTGAGCTTAGCCTGAAAAATGGAGAGGCTTACATCCATGATGCCACTTTTGTTGATAACTCCAAGTTCATGAGGAGTGGTAAGTTCAGACTTGGGGTAATGGTTATTGATGATCTCGGTGAACGTATTCAGGAAGGCATAACTGAACCTTTCGTTGTGAAGGATCGTCGCGGAGAAG GTTCCAAAAAGCATGAAATTCCATCATTGGATGATGATGTCTGGCGCCTGAAGAAGATATCAAAAGATGGTGTCTTCCATGATGCATTGAAACAGAGTGGCATTTCAAACGTGAAGGAATTCCTTAGGCTGTACTATACTGATGAGCCAGCTCTGCGCAAA ATTCTTATTAAGGCCACTGATAAAGTTTGGACGACTATCATTGAGCATGCTAAGAAGTGTGATCCTGGAAGAGAGCTGTACTCTTTCTTGCCGGAAAACCGCAATGTTGTGCTGTTCTTCAACTCTATCCATCAGATTGTTGGGGTGATAACTGGTGACCATTACACTCCCTTCAGTGATCTTGACAAGTCTATGCAG GATGATGTAGGACAACTGAGCAAATTAGCATATGCAGATTTGAACCACTTCCTACCTGATTTTGAAATGAAAAATGGCAAACCAAGACAAATCAACCAATGCGCTTTCCAAGAATCGAGAATGGTGGAGCCTAAATTTACTGACCAAATCCAAGGACATATGGATCCTAATTTTGCTGGCCTTATACAAGGAAATATGGATCAAAAGA CTGTTACAGAGAGAAATGTCCATGAATCTGATGATCAGCAAGGAACTTCTGGCAGTCATCCCAGGCAGTGCAAATTATCAAGGTTTGGATCTGTGCGAGTGACACACGTGGCATCCTTGAACAAAAACGATGAA GATTCTTTGGACTTCAGTTTCCTCCTGAATTCTCTATCTGACCAACATGATGCAAGCATGAACACAAATGAGATAGCAGCCTCGGTGACATTCCATTGTCCAACCGCTTCTACAAATGAAATTACTGGATCAGTGGTGATGAGGCAAGCATCTTTCAGAATAGATCATCCAGCTTGTGAAAATG ATGCTTCAGTTGCTGAATTCCACCAAGAGCAACAGGTGGTTACCGCACAATTTGATCCATCTTTTTTAGCTGTACTCGCTGATGCCCCCATGTACTCAACGCACAACAGCTTCAAAGAGAGTGAATGCCACGAGGcgctacaaaagctgtctgaAGACTGA